The following coding sequences are from one Leptolyngbya sp. NIES-3755 window:
- a CDS encoding 3-beta hydroxysteroid dehydrogenase/isomerase family protein (similar to AA sequence:cyanobase_aa:LBDG_53080) yields MRALVTGANGFTGSHLVKALLNRGDSVVGFVRKSSIIDRLSNCPIDYAYGDITDRAALTKAMRGVDVVFHTAAYVELGIVNAAEMERVNVEGTRAVLEAAKAANVAKMIYCSTIGVFGDTQGKVIDETFQRTQKEFSSAYDRTKYQAQQLVDQTKELSIVSVMPSGIFGSDDPHFKPVLNAFLKGRLKVWAGGERITGIVHVDDLAEAMILAVDRGKSGDYYILSAGDMSTREMFEVFSRETGISPPREAPKPVVKLVASILDPIGRISGWQPPIDNERVHYVYDRCVRVNATKAREELGWNPRSPEETLKSLVTS; encoded by the coding sequence ATGAGAGCATTAGTCACCGGAGCCAATGGATTCACCGGGTCGCATTTAGTCAAAGCACTATTGAACCGAGGTGATTCAGTTGTTGGATTTGTTCGTAAATCAAGCATAATCGATCGATTATCCAATTGCCCGATCGATTATGCTTACGGAGACATTACCGATCGTGCCGCCCTCACTAAAGCAATGCGCGGTGTTGATGTAGTTTTCCATACTGCTGCTTATGTTGAACTCGGAATCGTGAACGCCGCAGAAATGGAGCGCGTCAATGTTGAAGGAACTCGTGCTGTGTTGGAAGCGGCAAAAGCAGCGAATGTTGCAAAGATGATTTATTGCAGCACGATCGGGGTTTTTGGTGACACTCAAGGCAAGGTCATTGACGAGACGTTTCAACGAACACAGAAAGAGTTTTCTTCAGCTTACGATCGCACAAAATATCAAGCTCAACAGTTAGTCGATCAAACGAAAGAATTGTCGATCGTGAGCGTCATGCCATCTGGAATCTTTGGCAGCGATGATCCCCACTTCAAACCTGTACTCAATGCCTTTCTCAAGGGTCGGCTCAAAGTCTGGGCAGGCGGAGAACGCATCACTGGGATTGTTCATGTCGATGACTTAGCAGAAGCCATGATTTTGGCAGTCGATCGAGGAAAATCTGGCGACTACTACATCCTTTCCGCAGGTGACATGAGCACCAGAGAAATGTTTGAAGTCTTCAGCCGTGAAACCGGAATTTCTCCGCCTCGCGAAGCTCCGAAACCAGTCGTGAAATTAGTTGCCAGCATTCTCGATCCGATTGGTCGAATTTCAGGATGGCAACCTCCGATCGACAATGAACGAGTGCATTATGTTTACGATCGATGTGTCCGGGTTAATGCAACCAAAGCCAGAGAAGAACTCGGTTGGAATCCTCGATCGCCAGAAGAGACATTGAAATCGTTGGTCACTTCCTAA
- a CDS encoding hypothetical protein_479 (similar to AA sequence:cyanobase_aa:LBDG_53090), which yields MPTFEVFPITSATEQEMFINVPWVVYANDPNWVPPLRSDVEKKFQPENPFFQYGRLKQFVAISRGTAIGRIVAAVNDRLIEREGKAIGIFGFFECVDDFDVAKALFEAAEAWLRSQNITEIRGPIDLSTHNNCLFLIDGFDSPPMVMMPYNPAYYPAFMEQLGWTKAKDAYAYDFPLDKPLSPEFEKGYRIACKSGVTFRPLKTKGKEFEDDCVSLYNLFNKAFANNWSSTPRTLEEFLDEARSLQELVDPDVFPIAEYNGEMIGFWMGLPDYNIPLKYVNGRLNWLGILKFLWYRRQINQGRVIAICSLPEFQRKLVPLGLIYLGLQGGIKKGKPYQRAELSWVYEDNDRSRKLIETAGGKIYKTYRMYEKNL from the coding sequence ATGCCAACATTTGAAGTTTTTCCGATTACATCTGCGACCGAACAAGAAATGTTTATCAATGTTCCATGGGTGGTTTATGCGAATGATCCAAATTGGGTTCCACCGTTGCGGAGTGATGTAGAGAAGAAGTTTCAGCCTGAGAATCCGTTTTTTCAATATGGCAGGCTTAAACAATTTGTTGCAATTTCTCGTGGAACTGCGATCGGGAGAATTGTCGCAGCCGTGAACGATCGATTAATTGAACGCGAAGGAAAAGCGATCGGGATTTTCGGATTTTTTGAATGTGTTGATGATTTTGATGTCGCGAAGGCTTTATTTGAAGCGGCGGAAGCGTGGTTACGATCGCAAAACATCACCGAAATTCGAGGTCCAATTGATTTATCAACTCACAATAATTGTTTGTTTTTAATCGATGGGTTTGATTCGCCGCCCATGGTGATGATGCCTTACAATCCAGCGTACTATCCAGCTTTTATGGAGCAATTAGGTTGGACGAAAGCGAAAGATGCGTATGCGTATGATTTTCCTTTAGATAAACCGCTTTCACCAGAGTTTGAAAAAGGCTATCGAATCGCTTGCAAATCGGGTGTGACGTTTCGACCTTTGAAAACGAAAGGGAAAGAATTTGAAGATGACTGTGTGAGCTTGTACAACCTATTTAATAAAGCATTTGCGAACAATTGGAGTTCAACACCTCGGACATTAGAAGAGTTTTTGGATGAAGCTCGATCGCTGCAAGAATTAGTCGATCCTGATGTGTTTCCGATCGCGGAATATAACGGTGAAATGATCGGGTTTTGGATGGGATTACCTGACTATAATATTCCGCTGAAATATGTGAATGGTCGATTGAATTGGTTAGGAATTCTCAAGTTTCTTTGGTATCGTCGGCAGATTAATCAAGGTCGTGTGATTGCGATTTGTTCACTTCCAGAATTTCAGAGAAAGTTAGTCCCACTGGGATTAATTTATCTCGGTTTACAAGGCGGGATCAAAAAAGGAAAACCGTATCAACGAGCAGAATTGTCTTGGGTTTACGAGGACAATGATCGATCGCGTAAATTGATCGAGACAGCGGGCGGTAAAATCTACAAAACCTATCGGATGTACGAAAAAAACTTATGA